A region of Microbacterium suwonense DNA encodes the following proteins:
- a CDS encoding ABC transporter permease, whose translation MLKLIGTRLLLVVPQLLIVSTLVFLLVYLIPGSAAAMILGDAGANPEAIARVEAQLGLDRPFFVRLFEWVAAALHGDLGTSLQSGRPVADLVAERIPATLSLVGGGLLVAIVLGLSLGVLAGTHPRRPIDRGVTGFSSLLQSVPEFWLGLLMILVFVIHLGIAPIVAWVPPQQDLGAWLRGLVLPALALGAGASALIIRQTRAAVASALESRYADTLTAAGVPRHRIIWVYGLKNAMVPVLASSALAVSILFGTSLVMERVFSFPGLGTMLLNGVLSKDFPSCRAPFW comes from the coding sequence ATGCTGAAACTCATCGGTACGCGGCTGCTGCTCGTGGTGCCCCAGCTGCTGATCGTCTCGACGCTGGTGTTCCTGCTGGTGTATCTCATCCCCGGCAGCGCCGCCGCGATGATCCTCGGCGATGCGGGCGCGAACCCCGAGGCCATCGCGAGGGTCGAAGCGCAGCTGGGCCTGGATCGTCCGTTCTTCGTGCGCCTGTTCGAGTGGGTGGCGGCCGCTCTGCACGGAGACCTCGGCACGTCCCTGCAGAGCGGTCGCCCGGTGGCCGATCTGGTCGCCGAGCGCATCCCGGCGACGCTGTCGCTGGTGGGCGGCGGCCTGCTGGTCGCCATCGTGCTCGGTCTCAGCCTCGGCGTGCTCGCCGGCACGCACCCGCGTCGCCCGATCGACCGCGGCGTGACCGGCTTCAGCTCCCTGCTGCAGTCGGTGCCGGAGTTCTGGCTCGGGCTGCTGATGATCCTCGTGTTCGTGATCCACCTCGGCATCGCGCCGATCGTCGCCTGGGTGCCCCCGCAGCAGGATCTCGGTGCCTGGCTGCGGGGCCTGGTGCTGCCCGCCCTCGCGCTGGGAGCCGGCGCGTCCGCGCTGATCATCAGACAGACGCGGGCAGCCGTGGCATCCGCTCTCGAATCGCGATACGCCGACACGCTGACCGCCGCGGGAGTACCCCGCCACCGCATCATCTGGGTGTACGGACTCAAGAACGCGATGGTGCCCGTCCTCGCATCATCCGCTCTCGCCGTGTCGATCCTCTTCGGCACGAGCCTCGTGATGGAACGCGTGTTCTCGTTCCCCGGCTTGGGCACGATGCTGCTCAACGGAGTGCTCTCGAAGGACTTCCCCTCGTGCAGGGCACCGTTCTGGTGA